Proteins co-encoded in one Ziziphus jujuba cultivar Dongzao chromosome 9, ASM3175591v1 genomic window:
- the LOC107426791 gene encoding cyclin-C1-2, producing MAANFWTSSHFKQLMEQEDVDVVHPLDKERGITLEDFKLIKMHMTNYIWKLAPQVKVRQRVLATAVTYMRRVYTRRSMTEYDPCLVAPTCLYLASKAEESTVPARLIVFYVKKQYADEKYRFEIKDILEMEMKILEALNYYLVVFHPYRALSQLLQDAGLNDNSFTQLTWGLLNDTYKMDLILVHPPHLIALASIYIASVLRDKDTTAWFEELRVDMNVVKNISMEILDFYENHRMIADERVNAAFNKLSFKP from the exons ATGGCTGCCAATTTCTGGACTTCCTCGCACTT TAAACAGCTTATGGAGCAGGAAGATGTAGATGTGGTGCATCCACTTGACAAAGAAAGAGGCATCACTCTTGAAGATTTCAAGCTCATTAAGATGCATATGACCAATT ATATATGGAAATTGGCCCCCCAAGTGAAAGTGAGACAAAG ggttcttgctactgcagttacATATATGAGACGTGTATACACCAG GAGGAGCATGACCGAATATGATCCATGTCTTGTAGCCCCAACTTGTTTGTACTTGGCCTCAAAAGCAGAGGAAAGCACTGTGCCGGCTAGACTTATTGTATTTTACGTCAAAAAACAAT ATGCTGATGAAAAGTATAGATTCGAGATCAAAGACATACTTGAAATGGAAATGAAGATTTTAGAAGCTCTGAATTACTATTTAGTTGTGTTTCATCCTTACCGTGCATTGTCTCA GCTTCTCCAGGATGCAGGGCTGAATGATAATAGCTTTACTCAATTAACTTG GGGACTCCTTAATGACACATACAAGATGGATCTAATACTAGTTCATCCTCCCCATCTGATTGCTTTAGCTAGCATATATATCGCTAGTGTACTCAGGGACAAAGATACTACTGCATGGTTTGAAGAGCTCCGCGTAGATATGAATGTG gtgaaaaatatatcaatggaGATATTAGATTTCTATGAAAACCACAGGATGATTGCAGACGAGAGGGTTAATGCTGCTTTCAACAAGCTCTCTTTTAAACCATAG
- the LOC107426792 gene encoding uncharacterized protein LOC107426792 has translation MDPIPSSRCGARRPCVIHHHHHHHHHCNLVVCPHQHQHCQIHCFCNCHRHAIANPNFAYFPQNPQFIPPCSFPNDLTSGFEEPHRSAQHHQMLKEQENAGFEEEDDDDDDDPVFVLTDEWKEFFAKSEAERKLKKKQANKEKK, from the exons ATGGATCCGATTCCTTCGAGTAGATGCGGCGCACGGAGGCCGTGCGTaattcaccaccaccaccaccaccaccatcactgTAACTTAGTTGTCTGCCCTCACCAACACCAGCACTGTCAGATCCACTGCTTCTGTAATTGCCACCGCCATGCGATTGCGAACCCTAATTTTGCTTATTTCCCCCAAAACCCGCAATTTATCCCTCCCTGTTCATTTCCGAACGATTTGACTTCTGGTTTTGAAGAACCTCATCGTTCTGCCCAACATCATCA gATGTTAAAGGAGCAGGAAAATGCTGGGTTcgaagaggaagatgatgatgacgatgatgaccCGGTTTTTGTACTTACCGATGAATGGAAGGAATTCTTTGCAAAATCTGAAGCTGAGAGGAAATTAA AAAAGAAGCAAGCTAATAAGGAAAAGAAGTGA
- the LOC107426726 gene encoding GTP cyclohydrolase 1, whose translation MGALDEGHFHEELENGVKLDCIKLDCEEEPITTAIEDAVKVLLQGLGEDVNREGLRKTPLRVAKAFREGTKGYRQKVKDIVQGALFPEAGIDNGVGHAGGAGGLVVVRDIDLFSYCESCLLPFQVKCHVGYVPSGQRVVGLSKLSRVTDVFAKRLQEPKRLANEVCAALQQGIQPAGVAIVLQCLHIHSPDLEGSFLDSNHQAWVKTLVCSGSGVFENESDYLWGDFFNLLKFRGINVDKTFMRHSSDQSWCPSQSSSGAKTSAVIESINQGMVTAVASIIRSLGEDPLRKELIGTPGRFVKWLLNFQQTNLEMNLTPLNPDVEISDKEKQMQSELNLSFWSQCEHHLLPFHGVVHIGYFGFEGLTSIGKSLLQSIVHFYGFKLQVQERLTRQIAETVSSLLGRDVIVVVEANHTCMVSRGIEKFGSSTATIAALGRYSTDPVARERFLQGIPKTSTSEV comes from the exons ATGGGCGCTTTGGATGAGGGACATTTCCATGAGGAACTTGAGAATGGAGTGAAACTTGATTGCATTAAGCTTGATTGTGAGGAAGAGCCAATCACTACTGCTATTGAGGATGCTGTCAAAGTTCTGCTGCAAGGGTTGGGGGAGGATGTTAACAGAGAAGGTTTGAGGAAAACGCCGCTTCGAGTTGCAAAGGCCTTTCGAGAAGGAACTAAAG gtTACAGACAAAAGGTAAAGGACATTGTGCAAGGTGCTTTATTCCCTGAGGCTGGTATTGACAATGGAGTTGGTCATGCGGGAGGTGCTGGTGGGCTTGTGGTGGTTCGGGACATAGATCTCTTTTCATACTGTGAGTCTTGCTTGCTACCTTTCCAGGTCAAATGTCATGTGGGTTATGTCCCTTCTGGCCAAAGGGTTGTGGGCTTAAGTAAGCTCTCTCGGGTGACTGATGTGTTTGCAAAACGTCTTCAAGAGCCCAAGCGTCTTGCAAATGAAGTCTGTGCAGCTTTGCAGCAGGGCATCCAGCCGGCAGGTGTAGCTATTGTACTCCAATGTCTACATATCCATTCTCCCGATTTAGAGGGTTCATTTCTAGACTCCAACCACCAAGCATGGGTAAAGACACTAGTTTGCTCTGGTTCAGGGGTTTTTGAGAACGAAAGTGACTATCTTTGGGgtgatttttttaatcttttgaaattcAGAGGCATAAATGTGGATAAAACTTTTATGAGACATTCAAGTGATCAATCTTGGTGTCCTTCCCAGTCCTCTTCTGGTGCAAAAACTTCTGCGGTGATTGAATCCATCAATCAGGGGATGGTCACTGCAGTAGCTTCAATTATTAGGTCATTAGGTGAAGATCCATTACGGAAAGAACTTATAGGAACACCTGGTCGTTTTGTGAAGTGGCTATTAAACTTCCAACAGACTAATTTGGAAATGAATCTAACTCCTCTAAATCCTGATGTAGAAATCAGCGACAAGGAAAAGCAAATGCAGTCCGAGCTGAACTTATCATTTTGGTCTCAGTGCGAGCATCATTTACTACCTTTCCATGGTGTTGTGCATATAGGATATTTTGGCTTTGAAGGTCTGACCTCCATTGGAAAATCCCTTTTACAGTCAATAGTTCATTTTTATGGTTTCAAGCTCCAGGTACAGGAAAGACTCACTAGGCAGATAGCAGAGACTGTATCATCACTTTTAGGTAGAGATGTAATAGTGGTTGTGGAGGCCAACCACACTTGTATGGTTTCTAGAGGGATTGAGAAATTTGGAAGTAGTACAGCTACAATTGCTGCATTGGGTCGATATTCGACCGATCCTGTTGCTAGGGAAAGGTTTTTGCAGGGCATACCAAAAACTAGCACTTCTGAAGTCTAA
- the LOC107426727 gene encoding uncharacterized protein LOC107426727 isoform X1, translating to MGGDFLTPSEEESSLNHDFSLMDSPLLRDKLRMKIGGDPDEGESGLVFQEFDKESHQLSSASLDFETNQRRMNNIYAQIFWSFDELHVRSSNGLEEAKSKILSYTPGGWIEKVGNRDLGDYDVPNTTTLILIGPKGSGKSSLVNRISKVFEDDKFAPERAQVSSDNSSLGDGTCFLQEYMVPRGSTSFCLYDTRSLSDNLHDNIKMLKRWMTNGVRNGELVIRDSDIPTLRAIMKCKARNNGSVSKEIRKVNFVIFVVNALSILKSMDSDGSAEKEYTKLIASTFKCPYLSFRDDKPVIVVTHGDLLSRFDRARVQVHLGELLGIPPTKQIFDIPESDDPITKLTIIDMLRYSLVHADKNLPQKQLLMKKVHVPSLSSYIFLAMILGIAIAAILISAHIGKGHGPQPKPHVGKKPAVQWHKIRHMWLE from the exons ATGGGTGGTGATTTTCTCACCCCTTCTG AGGAAGAATCCTCACTGAACCATGATTTTTCCCTGATGGATTCTCCGCTTCTCAG GGATAAATTGAGGATGAAGATTGGGGGTGATCCAGATGAAGGAGAAAGTGGGTTGGTCTTTCAAGAGTTCGACAAAGAAAGCCATCAATTATCTTCGGCTTCTTTGGATTTTGAAACTAATCAGAGGAGGATGAACAATATTTACGCACAAATTTTTTGGAGTTTCGATGAATTGCATGTTCGTAGTAGCAACGGCCTGGAAGAGGCTAAGAGCAAAATTTTGAG CTACACCCCTGGAGGATGGATTGAAAAGGTGGGAAACAGGGATTTGGGTGACTATGATGTGCCAAATACAACAACTCTCATATTGATTGGTCCTAAAGGATCTGGAAAAAGCAGTCTTGTAAACAGAATTTCAAAGGTGTTTGAAGATGACAAGTTTGCACCGGAGAGAGCTCAAGTTTCAT CAGATAATTCTTCTTTGGGAGATGGAACCTGCTTCCTCCAGGAGTATATGGTCCCAAGAGGTTCAACATCTTTCTGCCTCTATGACACCCGTAGCTTGTCTGATAATTTACATGATAACATCAAAATGTTAAAACGTTGGATGACAAATGGTGTCCGTAATGGGGAGCTTGTTATAAG GGATTCAGATATTCCAACTTTGAGAGCCATAATGAAGTGTAAAGCTCGCAACAATGGTTCTGTGTCCAAAGAGATCAGGAAGGTTAACTTTGTAATATTTGTTGTTAATGCGCTGTCAATTCTGAAATCCATGGACAGTGATGGAAGTGCTGAAAAGGAATATACAAAACTGATTGCTTCCACATTCAAATGCCCTTATTTATCATTCAGAG ATGACAAACCTGTTATTGTTGTTACGCATGGTGATCTTCTCTCACGTTTTGATCGTGCTCGTGTTCAAGTTCATCTTGGAGAGCTATTGGGAATCCCACCTACAAAACAAATATTTGACATTCCAG AGAGTGATGATCCCATAACGAAGTTGACAATAATTGATATGTTGCGCTATTCTCTAGTGCATGCTGACAAAAATCTTCCTCAAAAGCAGTTGCTCATGAAGAAG GTTCATGTGCCATCTTTATCATCATATATATTTCTGGCAATGATCCTTGGAATTGCCATTGCAGCTATTCTGATTAGTGCGCATATTGGTAAAGGCCATGGTCCTCAACCAAAACCTCACGTAGGCAAGAAACCTGCAGTACAGTGGCATAAAATTCGACACATGTGGCTGGAATAA
- the LOC107426727 gene encoding uncharacterized protein LOC107426727 isoform X2, with protein sequence MGGDFLTPSEEESSLNHDFSLMDSPLLRDKLRMKIGGDPDEGESGLVFQEFDKESHQLSSASLDFETNQRRMNNIYAQIFWSFDELHVRSSNGLEEAKSKILSYTPGGWIEKVGNRDLGDYDVPNTTTLILIGPKGSGKSSLVNRISKVFEDDKFAPERAQVSYNSSLGDGTCFLQEYMVPRGSTSFCLYDTRSLSDNLHDNIKMLKRWMTNGVRNGELVIRDSDIPTLRAIMKCKARNNGSVSKEIRKVNFVIFVVNALSILKSMDSDGSAEKEYTKLIASTFKCPYLSFRDDKPVIVVTHGDLLSRFDRARVQVHLGELLGIPPTKQIFDIPESDDPITKLTIIDMLRYSLVHADKNLPQKQLLMKKVHVPSLSSYIFLAMILGIAIAAILISAHIGKGHGPQPKPHVGKKPAVQWHKIRHMWLE encoded by the exons ATGGGTGGTGATTTTCTCACCCCTTCTG AGGAAGAATCCTCACTGAACCATGATTTTTCCCTGATGGATTCTCCGCTTCTCAG GGATAAATTGAGGATGAAGATTGGGGGTGATCCAGATGAAGGAGAAAGTGGGTTGGTCTTTCAAGAGTTCGACAAAGAAAGCCATCAATTATCTTCGGCTTCTTTGGATTTTGAAACTAATCAGAGGAGGATGAACAATATTTACGCACAAATTTTTTGGAGTTTCGATGAATTGCATGTTCGTAGTAGCAACGGCCTGGAAGAGGCTAAGAGCAAAATTTTGAG CTACACCCCTGGAGGATGGATTGAAAAGGTGGGAAACAGGGATTTGGGTGACTATGATGTGCCAAATACAACAACTCTCATATTGATTGGTCCTAAAGGATCTGGAAAAAGCAGTCTTGTAAACAGAATTTCAAAGGTGTTTGAAGATGACAAGTTTGCACCGGAGAGAGCTCAAGTTTCAT ATAATTCTTCTTTGGGAGATGGAACCTGCTTCCTCCAGGAGTATATGGTCCCAAGAGGTTCAACATCTTTCTGCCTCTATGACACCCGTAGCTTGTCTGATAATTTACATGATAACATCAAAATGTTAAAACGTTGGATGACAAATGGTGTCCGTAATGGGGAGCTTGTTATAAG GGATTCAGATATTCCAACTTTGAGAGCCATAATGAAGTGTAAAGCTCGCAACAATGGTTCTGTGTCCAAAGAGATCAGGAAGGTTAACTTTGTAATATTTGTTGTTAATGCGCTGTCAATTCTGAAATCCATGGACAGTGATGGAAGTGCTGAAAAGGAATATACAAAACTGATTGCTTCCACATTCAAATGCCCTTATTTATCATTCAGAG ATGACAAACCTGTTATTGTTGTTACGCATGGTGATCTTCTCTCACGTTTTGATCGTGCTCGTGTTCAAGTTCATCTTGGAGAGCTATTGGGAATCCCACCTACAAAACAAATATTTGACATTCCAG AGAGTGATGATCCCATAACGAAGTTGACAATAATTGATATGTTGCGCTATTCTCTAGTGCATGCTGACAAAAATCTTCCTCAAAAGCAGTTGCTCATGAAGAAG GTTCATGTGCCATCTTTATCATCATATATATTTCTGGCAATGATCCTTGGAATTGCCATTGCAGCTATTCTGATTAGTGCGCATATTGGTAAAGGCCATGGTCCTCAACCAAAACCTCACGTAGGCAAGAAACCTGCAGTACAGTGGCATAAAATTCGACACATGTGGCTGGAATAA
- the LOC107426669 gene encoding anthocyanidin-3-O-glucoside rhamnosyltransferase codes for MASKSADQLHVVMFPFSAFGHISPFIQLSNKLSFHGVRVSFFSIPDYISRIKTLLIPSPSIQIIPLQLPPDRHQHLNPIQTLDLIQPQIKTLLSNLKPNFVLFDFSQHWLPSLASEIGIKSLFFSMFSGIASAYITVPARLSNLQETPTVSDLKDPPLGFPESSSVRLKTFQAEDYLYMFKSFDGGPTVFNRVLAGWTGCSAIVIKSCKELDGCYLDYLKTQFQKPIFLTGPLVPEPPCGQLEDRWAKWLGQFPPKTVIFCSFGSETFLKDEQIRELSLGLELTGLPFFLVLNFPENVDGKAELERTIPKGFLERVKDRGVVHTGWVQQQLILAHSSVGCYLTHSGFSSLIEALANDCQLVLLPFKGDQFINAKLMSQDLTTGVEVNRKDEDGYFGKEDICEAVKTVMVDVDKEPGRSIRANQEKWNKFLLDNKIQDKFISDLVAELKSFSG; via the coding sequence ATGGCAAGTAAGTCAGCTGATCAGCTTCACGTGGTAATGTTCCCATTCTCTGCGTTTGGTCATATCAGTCCATTTATACAGCTTTCCAACAAGCTCTCCTTCCATGGAGTCAGAGTCTCATTTTTTTCCATCCCTGACTATATTTCTCGCATCAAAACCTTACTCATTCCCTCTCCTTCCATCCAAATCATCCCCCTTCAACTCCCACCAGATCGTCATCAACATCTCAACCCCATTCAAACTCTCGACCTCATTCAACCACAGATCAAGACCCTCCTATCAAATCTCAAACCCAACTTTGTTCTCTTCGATTTTTCTCAGCACTGGCTTCCATCGCTTGCTTCCGAAATCGGCATCAAATCCCTGTTCTTCTCCATGTTTTCCGGAATCGCAAGCGCCTACATTACCGTCCCTGCTAGGCTCAGCAACCTCCAAGAAACTCCCACTGTCAGTGATCTCAAGGACCCACCATTGGGGTTCCCCGAAAGCTCTAGTGTTCGACTGAAAACCTTCCAAGCTGAGGACTACTTGTACATGTTCAAGAGCTTCGATGGAGGGCCTACTGTTTTTAACCGAGTCCTTGCCGGCTGGACCGGTTGCTCTGCTATTGTCATCAAGAGTTGCAAGGAATTAGATGGGTGTTACCTAGATTACTTGAAGACCCAGTTCCAAAAGCCCATTTTCCTTACTGGTCCACTTGTCCCCGAGCCACCGTGCGGTCAGCTCGAGGACAGGTGGGCTAAATGGCTTGGTCAGTTTCCTCCAAAGACTGTTATTTTCTGCTCGTTTGGAAGCGAAACGTTTCTCAAAGACGAACAGATAAGAGAATTAAGCCTTGGGTTGGAACTCACTGGTCTAccttttttcttggttttgaaTTTTCCTGAAAATGTGGATGGCAAGGCTGAGCTTGAAAGGACAATTCCAAAGGGGTTTTTGGAGAGGGTGAAGGATAGGGGTGTTGTCCACACTGGGTGGGTTCAGCAACAGCTTATTTTAGCGCATAGCAGCGTTGGGTGCTATCTTACGCACTCTGGATTCAGCTCTTTGATTGAGGCTTTGGCCAATGACTGTCAGCTGGTGCTGTTGCCTTTCAAAGGAGACCAGTTCATTAACGCCAAGCTCATGAGCCAAGACTTGACAACTGGGGTGGAGGTAAATAGGAAAGATGAGGATGGGTACTTTGGGAAAGAAGATATTTGTGAAGCTGTGAAAACTGTGATGGTGGATGTTGATAAGGAACCTGGTAGATCTATCAGAGCAAATCAAGAAAAGTGGAACAAATTTTTGTTGGATAATAAAATCCAAGATAAGTTCATTTCAGATCTGGTGGCAGAGCTGAAAAGCTTTTCCGGCTAG
- the LOC107426659 gene encoding serine/threonine-protein kinase MHK has translation MERYKILEELGDGTCGTVYKALDWRSREIVAVKKMKRKFFFWEEYWRLREIRVLRKLSHPNIIKLKEVLRENNEVFLIFEYMNYNLYQLMRDRERPFSEAEIRNFMSQVLHGLNHIHRNGYFHRDLKPENLLVTNDVLKIADFGLAREVSSMPPYTEYVSTRWYRAPEVLLQSKSYAPAVDMWAAGAILAELFTLSPIFPGESEIDQLFKICCVLGTPDLTSFPEGTNISRLFGIISYEKMLPANLSDLIPNASPEAIDLIMQLCSWDPSRRPAADESLQHPFFHVGWIPRSLGDPLELKLSNMGAKPNLELKLSDFGAEPEDCFLGLTLAVKPSVPKLDAIHDGSHSMNKSALFCSDLEDHTEQSVLWSLISPDRNGIHAPVESSFSVSFSTIQHPSIRVPQSAGFSIPALQPNILDGPFLARSSPFSQGHCL, from the exons ATGGAAAG ATATAAAATTTTGGAAGAGCTTGGAGATGGCACTTGTGGTACTGTATATAAGGCCCTGGATTGGAGAAGTCGTGAAATT GTTGCAGTtaagaagatgaagagaaagttctttttttgggaagaaTACTGGAGATTGAGAGAAATTAGG GTCCTCCGTAAATTGAGTCACcccaatattataaaattgaaggAGGTTCTCAGGGAAAACAACGAGGTGTTCCTCATTTTTGAGTACATG AATTACAATCTCTACCAATTAATGAGAGATCGAGAAAGGCCCTTTTCAGAAGCTGAAATACGGAACTTTATGTCTCAAGTGCTTCATGGACTTAATCATATCCATAGAAATGGATATTTTCATCGTGATTTAAAACCTG AGAATTTGCTGGTGACAAATGACGTTCTTAAAATTGCTGACTTCGGACTGGCTAGAGAAGTTTCATCGATGCCTCCTTATACTGAATATGTTTCCACACGGTG GTACCGAGCACCAGAAGTCCTGTTGCAGTCCAAATCATACGCTCCAGCAGTTG ACATGTGGGCAGCTGGTGCAATCTTAGCCGAGCTTTTCACTTTGTCCCCTATTTTTCCTGGTGAAAG TGAAATAGATCAATTGTTCAAAATATGTTGTGTTCTTGGTACACCAGACTTGACTTCCTTTCCTGAAGGGACAAATATTTCTCGATTATTTGGGATCATAAGTTATGAAAAG ATGCTCCCTGCAAACCTCTCTGATTTAATACCAAATGCAAGCCCAGAAGCTATTGATTTGATCATG CAACTATGTTCATGGGACCCATCAAGGAGGCCAGCAGCTGATGAGTCATTACAACATCCTTTCTTCCAT GTTGGTTGGATTCCTCGTTCACTTGGTGATCCACTTGAGCTAAAGCTGAGTAACATGG GTGCAAAGCCAAACCTTGAGTTGAAATTGTCAGACTTTGGTGCTGAACCTGAAGATTGCTTTCTTGGCTTGACATTGGCTGTGAAGCCCAGTGTTCCAAAGTTGG ATGCGATTCATGATGGATCTCACAGTATGAATAAG AGTGCACTGTTTTGCTCTGATTTGGAAGATCATACAGAACAGTctg TTCTGTGGTCTCTGATTTCACCCGATCGAAATGGAATTCATGCCCCAGTAGAGTCTTCCTTTTCTGTATCTTTCAG TACAATTCAACATCCATCTATTAGAGTTCCACAGTCAGCTGGGTTCTCCATTCCAGCCTTGCAGCCTAACATCTTAGATGGTCCATTTTTAGCCAGGTCCTCTCCCTTCTCCCAGGGTCATTGCCTTTGA